A single region of the Vicia villosa cultivar HV-30 ecotype Madison, WI linkage group LG4, Vvil1.0, whole genome shotgun sequence genome encodes:
- the LOC131597366 gene encoding uncharacterized protein LOC131597366, giving the protein MNCTDVQKVQFGTHMLEKEAEDWWHSTVQTFEEEGMEVTWALFRDAFLDNYFPEDVRGKKEVEFLELKQGNGTLAEYAARFQELIKYCPYYNTMNAERSKCLAFVDGLRPDIKKAVGYQQITRFARLVNKSGIYDEDSRESSSYYKSLNDKKGKGQFSGKPYDDKKNNMVEVTCFKCGKVGHKANRCGFGSGVT; this is encoded by the exons atgAATTGTACCGATGTGCAGAAGGTACAGTTTGGCACTCACATGCTAGAGAAggaagctgaggattggtggCATAGCACTGTGCAAACATTTGAGGAGGAAGGCATGGAAGTTACTTGGGCTCTTTTCCGTGATGCCTTTCTGGATAACTATTTTCcggaagatgtgcgtggaaagaaagaagtggaatttttggaattgaaacAAGGTAATGGTACTTTAGCTGAGTATGCTGCAAGATTCCAAGAGTTGATCAAGTATTGTCCTTattacaatactatgaatgctGAGAGGTCTAAGTGTTTGGCGTTTGTGGATGGGTTGAgacctgatatcaagaaggctgTTGGATATCAGCAGATTACTCGTTTTGCTAGGTTGGTCAATAAGAGTGGGATCTATGATGAAGATAGTAGGGAGAGTAGTTCCTACTACAAGTCtttgaatgataagaaaggtaaGGGGCAATTCAGTGGGAAGCCATATGATGACAAGAAAAACAAtatg GTTGAAGtgacatgtttcaagtgtggcaaggtggGTCACAAGGCTAATAGGTGCGGATTTGGTTCGGGTGTGACTTGA